One window of the Herbiconiux sp. L3-i23 genome contains the following:
- the trpB gene encoding tryptophan synthase subunit beta, which translates to MTVHQPQHLQEPGPYFGEFGGRFVPESLVAALDELTAAWEQAKADPDYRAELEALQRDYTGRPSIITEVPRFAEHAGGARIILKREDLNHTGSHKINNVLGQALLTKRIGKTRVIAETGAGQHGVATATAAALFGLDCVIYMGEVDTERQALNVARMRLLGAEVIPVTAGSRTLKDAINEAMRDWVTNVETTNYLFGTVAGPHPFPAMVRDLQRVIGDEAREQVLALTGALPTAVAACVGGGSNAMGIFTAFIDDAEVGLYGFEAAGDGADTPRTAATITKGRPGVLHGARSYMLQDEDGQTLESHSISAGLDYPGVGPEHAWLNDIGRASYRPVTDADAMAALRLLSRTEGIIPAIESAHALAGALELGRELGPDSVILVSLSGRGDKDMATAGAWFDLLDRDAEQV; encoded by the coding sequence ATGACCGTCCACCAGCCGCAGCACCTGCAGGAGCCGGGCCCGTACTTCGGCGAGTTCGGCGGACGCTTCGTACCCGAGTCGCTCGTCGCCGCTCTCGACGAGCTGACCGCGGCGTGGGAGCAGGCCAAGGCCGACCCCGACTATCGGGCCGAGCTCGAGGCGCTGCAGCGCGACTACACCGGACGCCCCTCGATCATCACCGAGGTACCCCGGTTCGCCGAGCACGCCGGCGGCGCCCGCATCATCCTGAAGCGTGAGGACCTCAACCACACGGGCTCGCACAAGATCAACAACGTGCTCGGGCAGGCGCTGCTGACCAAGCGCATCGGCAAGACCCGCGTCATCGCCGAGACGGGCGCCGGCCAGCACGGCGTCGCCACCGCGACTGCCGCGGCGCTCTTCGGTCTCGACTGCGTGATCTACATGGGCGAGGTCGACACCGAACGTCAGGCGCTCAACGTGGCGCGGATGCGTCTCCTCGGCGCCGAGGTCATCCCCGTCACCGCCGGATCGCGCACCCTGAAGGACGCGATCAACGAGGCGATGCGCGACTGGGTGACCAACGTCGAGACCACCAACTACCTCTTCGGCACCGTCGCGGGACCCCACCCGTTCCCGGCGATGGTCCGCGACCTGCAGCGCGTCATCGGCGACGAGGCGCGCGAGCAGGTGCTCGCCCTGACCGGTGCGCTGCCGACCGCGGTGGCGGCGTGCGTCGGCGGCGGCAGCAACGCGATGGGCATCTTCACCGCCTTCATCGACGACGCGGAGGTCGGGCTGTACGGTTTCGAGGCCGCGGGCGACGGGGCGGACACGCCCCGCACCGCGGCGACGATCACCAAGGGACGCCCCGGGGTGCTGCACGGTGCACGCAGCTACATGCTGCAGGACGAGGACGGGCAGACCCTCGAGTCGCACTCCATCTCGGCGGGCCTCGACTATCCCGGCGTCGGTCCCGAGCACGCGTGGCTCAACGACATCGGCCGCGCCTCCTACCGTCCGGTCACCGACGCCGACGCCATGGCGGCGCTGCGGCTGCTCTCGCGTACCGAGGGCATCATCCCGGCGATCGAATCGGCGCATGCCCTGGCCGGAGCGCTCGAACTCGGGCGCGAGCTCGGACCCGACTCCGTCATCCTGGTCAGCCTCAGCGGACGCGGCGATAAGGACATGGCGACCGCCGGCGCCTGGTTCGACCTCCTCGACCGTGACGCGGAGCAGGTGTGA
- the lgt gene encoding prolipoprotein diacylglyceryl transferase — protein MVTPLSIPSPPDEWASFSLGIFTIHTYAICILIGIVIAAALTSRRLTRRGAEPGVIIDIALWAVPLGIVGARVWHVATHPSDYFFVAGRDLWNTVWSIIAIWEGGNAIFGSLVGGAIGVVLAARFTGLRFWTIADALAPGLLLAQAIGRLGNWFNQELFGQPTDLPWGLEIDTPNPAIPIGLEDGTLFHPTFLYEMIWNLAGAALILLAERRFRLQWGKVLALYLIWYGAGRIWFESIRLDPSEIILGLRSNVWGAILAVALGVIVFVVQSRRHPGIEPSPYRPGREWVKAAGTVDSTYTASDFEHGDDAEKTPDRTPATSGSDPRP, from the coding sequence ATCGTGACGCCGCTCAGTATTCCGAGTCCGCCCGACGAATGGGCCTCGTTCAGCCTCGGCATCTTCACGATCCACACCTATGCGATCTGCATCCTCATCGGCATCGTGATCGCCGCAGCGCTCACCTCGCGCCGGCTGACCCGCCGCGGAGCAGAGCCGGGCGTCATCATCGACATCGCACTCTGGGCCGTGCCCCTCGGCATCGTCGGCGCTCGCGTCTGGCATGTCGCCACCCACCCGAGCGACTACTTCTTCGTCGCCGGACGCGACCTCTGGAACACCGTCTGGAGCATCATCGCGATCTGGGAGGGCGGCAACGCCATCTTCGGCTCGCTCGTCGGCGGCGCGATCGGCGTCGTCCTCGCGGCGCGGTTCACCGGCTTGCGGTTCTGGACCATCGCCGACGCGCTCGCACCCGGCCTGCTGCTCGCGCAGGCCATCGGACGCCTCGGCAACTGGTTCAACCAGGAGCTGTTCGGCCAGCCCACCGACCTGCCGTGGGGACTCGAGATCGACACCCCCAACCCCGCCATCCCCATCGGACTCGAGGACGGAACGCTGTTCCACCCGACGTTCCTCTACGAGATGATCTGGAACCTCGCGGGCGCCGCGCTGATCCTGCTCGCCGAGCGTCGCTTCCGCCTCCAGTGGGGCAAGGTGCTCGCGCTGTACCTGATCTGGTACGGCGCGGGGCGCATCTGGTTCGAGTCCATCCGACTCGACCCCAGCGAGATCATCCTCGGACTGCGCAGCAACGTGTGGGGCGCGATCCTCGCCGTCGCACTCGGAGTCATCGTCTTCGTCGTGCAGAGCCGCCGCCACCCCGGCATCGAACCGAGTCCGTACCGGCCCGGTCGGGAGTGGGTCAAGGCTGCGGGGACTGTAGACTCCACCTACACAGCCTCGGACTTCGAGCACGGCGATGATGCCGAGAAGACTCCGGACCGCACGCCCGCCACAAGCGGCAGCGACCCCCGGCCGTAG
- the gltB gene encoding glutamate synthase large subunit, translating to MYDPTAERDACGLAMVATTRGTAGHDIIDTALGALRNLEHRGAVGSDAGTGDGAGILTQIPDEFLRAVVGFELPPAGQYAVGLGFLPTDDAERAALKAAVEKVADEENLTVLGWRVVPHRPDEIGNLARSAMPAFEQVFVASRRHDADGVPLADLALDRQVYRLRKRAEREHGAFFCSLSSRTLVYKGMVTTLQLEPFYPDLSDERFASKLALVHSRYSTNTFPSWPLAQPFRVIAHNGEINTVQGNRNWMRARQSQLESELLGDIRPLLPIVTPGASDSASFDEVVELLSLSGRSLPHSIMMMVPEAWENNSAMDAERRAFYEYHSMLMEPWDGPAALVFTDGSLIGGTLDRNGLRPGRFVVTDDGLVVAASEIGVIDVDPAKVVRKGRLRPGRMFIVDTVEGRLIEDDEIKAQLSGAKPYGDWLEQSRINLKDLPEREHIVHTPASVVRRQRTFGYTEEEVRILLAPMAKAGAEPLGAMGSDTPIAVLSDRPRLLFDYFTQQFAQVTNPPLDSIREEVVTSLGSGVGPERNLLAAGPEHAEQVLLDFPVIDNDELAKIQHIDPSPGSTVTTTIRGLYRVSDGPQALKQRLDAMCDEVDEAIEHGARFIVLSDRDSNSEFAPVPSLLMTAAIHHHLIRRENRMKVGLVTEAGDVREVHHVALLIGYGASAVNPYLAMETCEQLVRQGMITGVTPEKAVANVIKALGKGVLKIMSKMGISTVSSYAAAQTFEAVGLAQDFIDQYFTGTVTKLGGVGVDVIAAENAARHAAAYPEDPASLAHERLWDGGEYQWRRDGPPHLFNPDTVFRLQHSTRNRRYDIFREYTALIDEQAEKLMTLRGLFALKAGTRPEVPLDEVEPIESIVRRFNTGAMSYGSISKEAHETLAIAMNQLGGRSNTGEGGEDVDRLLDPERRSAIKQVASGRFGVTSMYLTHATDIQIKLAQGAKPGEGGQLPPGKVYPWVARTRHATAGVGLISPPPHHDIYSIEDLKQLIFDLKRANPEARVHVKLVSQNGIGAVAAGVAKAKADVVLVSGHDGGTGASPLNSLKHAGTPWELGLAETQQTLMLNGLRERVVVQVDGQMKTGRDVIVAALLGAEEYGFATAPLVVEGCILMRVCHLDTCPVGVATQNPELRKRFTGKPEFVVNFFEFLAQEVREWLSKLGFRSLDEIIGRNDLLDIDRAVAHWKADGLDLKPILEGPDFAADEPRIGRVAQDHELDQHFDVRLIRDAADVLDHGGSVAISLPIRNTERAVGTMLGHEVTKRFGENGLPDGAIDVTLRGSAGQSFGAFVPGGITLRLIGDSNDYVGKGLSGGRIVLRPDENAGFAAEENVIAGNVIGYGATQGSMFLRGIVGERFMVRNSGATAVAEGVGDHALEYMTGGLVVILGGTGRNLGAGMSGGTAYVHRLDSSAVNRESLASGELELRELDSADLEIVRDLLEQHRVETGSPLAERMLEGFDTVASEFVKVLPRDYAAVLETRRDAVAEGLDPDGDVVWNRILEVTGG from the coding sequence ATGTACGACCCGACCGCCGAACGCGACGCCTGCGGTCTCGCGATGGTCGCCACCACCCGCGGCACCGCCGGTCACGACATCATCGACACCGCCCTCGGCGCGCTTCGCAACCTCGAGCACCGCGGCGCGGTCGGATCCGACGCGGGCACCGGTGACGGCGCCGGCATCCTCACCCAGATCCCCGACGAGTTCCTGCGCGCCGTCGTCGGCTTCGAACTGCCGCCCGCCGGACAGTACGCGGTCGGGCTCGGCTTCCTGCCCACCGACGACGCGGAACGCGCCGCGCTGAAGGCCGCGGTCGAGAAGGTCGCCGACGAAGAGAACCTCACCGTCCTCGGCTGGCGGGTCGTCCCGCACCGCCCCGACGAGATCGGCAACCTCGCCCGCAGCGCGATGCCCGCCTTCGAGCAGGTCTTCGTCGCGAGCCGGCGCCACGACGCCGACGGCGTGCCTCTGGCGGACCTCGCCCTCGACCGGCAGGTCTACCGCCTCCGCAAGCGGGCCGAGCGCGAGCACGGTGCGTTCTTCTGCTCGCTCTCGAGCCGCACCCTCGTCTACAAGGGCATGGTCACGACGCTCCAGCTCGAGCCGTTCTACCCCGATCTCTCCGACGAGCGCTTCGCGTCGAAGCTCGCCCTCGTCCACTCCCGCTACTCGACCAACACGTTCCCGTCGTGGCCGCTCGCGCAGCCGTTCCGTGTCATCGCCCACAACGGCGAGATCAACACGGTGCAGGGCAACCGCAACTGGATGCGCGCCCGTCAGTCGCAGCTCGAGAGCGAGCTGCTCGGCGACATCCGACCCCTGCTGCCCATCGTCACCCCGGGCGCCAGCGACTCGGCCTCGTTCGACGAGGTCGTCGAGCTGCTGAGCCTCAGCGGCCGGTCGCTGCCGCACTCGATCATGATGATGGTGCCCGAGGCGTGGGAGAACAACTCCGCGATGGACGCCGAGCGGCGCGCCTTCTACGAGTACCACTCGATGCTCATGGAGCCGTGGGACGGCCCGGCCGCCCTCGTCTTCACCGACGGCTCCCTGATCGGCGGCACGCTCGACCGCAACGGCCTGCGCCCCGGACGTTTCGTCGTCACCGACGACGGCCTCGTCGTCGCGGCGAGCGAGATCGGCGTCATCGACGTCGACCCGGCGAAGGTGGTCCGCAAGGGGCGCCTCCGCCCCGGACGCATGTTCATCGTCGACACCGTCGAGGGCCGCCTCATCGAGGACGACGAGATCAAGGCGCAGCTCTCCGGTGCGAAGCCGTACGGCGACTGGCTCGAGCAGAGCCGCATCAACCTGAAGGATCTCCCCGAGCGCGAGCACATCGTGCACACCCCGGCGTCGGTCGTACGTCGGCAGCGCACCTTCGGCTACACCGAGGAGGAGGTGCGCATCCTGCTCGCGCCGATGGCGAAGGCCGGCGCCGAGCCGCTCGGCGCCATGGGCTCCGACACCCCGATCGCGGTGCTGTCCGACCGGCCGCGTCTGCTCTTCGACTACTTCACGCAGCAGTTCGCGCAGGTCACCAACCCGCCGCTCGACTCGATCCGCGAAGAGGTCGTCACCTCGCTCGGCTCCGGGGTCGGTCCCGAGCGGAACCTGCTCGCCGCCGGACCCGAGCACGCCGAGCAGGTCCTGCTCGACTTCCCGGTGATCGACAACGACGAGCTCGCGAAGATCCAGCACATCGATCCGTCGCCCGGCAGCACCGTCACCACGACGATCCGCGGCCTCTACCGGGTGAGCGACGGCCCGCAGGCGCTGAAGCAGCGCCTCGACGCCATGTGCGACGAGGTCGACGAGGCCATCGAGCACGGCGCGCGCTTCATCGTGCTCTCGGACCGCGACTCCAACAGCGAGTTCGCGCCCGTGCCGTCGCTGCTGATGACCGCCGCGATCCACCACCACCTCATCCGCCGCGAGAACCGGATGAAGGTCGGCCTCGTCACCGAGGCGGGCGACGTGCGCGAGGTGCACCACGTGGCGCTGCTCATCGGCTACGGCGCCTCCGCGGTGAACCCGTACCTCGCCATGGAGACCTGCGAGCAGCTGGTCCGCCAGGGCATGATCACCGGCGTCACCCCCGAGAAGGCCGTCGCGAACGTGATCAAGGCGCTCGGCAAGGGCGTGCTCAAGATCATGTCGAAGATGGGCATCTCGACGGTGTCGTCGTACGCCGCGGCGCAGACCTTCGAGGCGGTCGGTCTGGCGCAGGACTTCATCGACCAGTACTTCACCGGCACCGTCACCAAGCTCGGCGGTGTGGGCGTCGACGTCATCGCCGCCGAGAACGCGGCGCGCCACGCCGCCGCCTATCCGGAGGACCCCGCGTCGCTCGCGCACGAGCGGCTGTGGGACGGCGGCGAGTACCAGTGGCGCCGAGACGGGCCGCCCCACCTGTTCAACCCCGACACGGTGTTCCGGCTGCAGCACTCGACGCGCAACCGCCGCTACGACATCTTCCGCGAGTACACCGCGCTGATCGACGAGCAGGCCGAGAAGCTGATGACCCTGCGCGGACTGTTCGCCCTCAAGGCGGGCACCCGCCCCGAGGTCCCGCTCGACGAGGTCGAGCCGATCGAGTCGATCGTGCGACGTTTCAACACGGGCGCGATGAGCTACGGCTCCATCTCCAAGGAGGCGCACGAGACCCTCGCGATCGCGATGAACCAGCTCGGCGGACGCAGCAACACCGGTGAAGGCGGCGAGGATGTCGACCGTCTGCTCGACCCCGAGCGTCGCAGCGCGATCAAGCAGGTCGCCTCCGGCCGTTTCGGCGTGACGAGCATGTACCTGACGCACGCGACGGACATCCAGATCAAGCTCGCCCAGGGCGCGAAGCCCGGCGAGGGCGGTCAACTGCCCCCCGGCAAGGTGTACCCGTGGGTCGCGCGCACCCGTCACGCGACGGCCGGCGTCGGGCTCATCTCGCCGCCCCCGCATCACGACATCTACTCGATCGAAGACCTCAAGCAGCTGATCTTCGACCTGAAGCGCGCGAACCCCGAGGCGCGGGTGCACGTGAAGCTCGTCAGCCAGAACGGCATCGGCGCGGTCGCGGCGGGCGTCGCGAAGGCGAAGGCCGACGTGGTGCTCGTCTCCGGACACGACGGCGGAACAGGTGCCAGCCCGCTCAACTCGCTGAAGCACGCGGGCACCCCGTGGGAGCTCGGTCTCGCCGAGACCCAGCAGACCCTCATGCTGAACGGGCTCCGCGAGCGCGTCGTCGTGCAGGTCGACGGCCAGATGAAGACCGGACGCGACGTCATCGTCGCCGCTCTGCTGGGCGCCGAGGAGTACGGTTTCGCGACCGCGCCGCTCGTCGTCGAGGGCTGCATCCTCATGCGGGTCTGTCACCTCGACACGTGCCCCGTCGGTGTCGCGACGCAGAACCCCGAGCTGCGCAAGCGCTTCACGGGCAAGCCCGAGTTCGTCGTCAACTTCTTCGAGTTCCTCGCGCAGGAGGTGCGCGAGTGGCTGTCGAAGCTCGGCTTCCGGTCGCTCGACGAGATCATCGGACGGAACGACCTGCTCGACATCGACCGCGCCGTCGCCCACTGGAAGGCGGACGGCCTCGACCTGAAGCCGATCCTCGAAGGGCCCGACTTCGCCGCCGACGAGCCGCGGATCGGCCGCGTCGCGCAGGACCACGAACTCGACCAGCACTTCGACGTCCGCCTCATCCGCGACGCCGCCGACGTGCTCGACCACGGCGGATCGGTCGCCATCTCGCTGCCGATCCGCAACACCGAGCGCGCCGTCGGCACCATGCTCGGCCACGAGGTCACCAAGCGATTCGGCGAGAACGGGCTGCCCGACGGCGCGATCGACGTGACGCTCCGCGGATCGGCCGGGCAGTCCTTCGGCGCGTTCGTGCCCGGCGGCATCACCCTCCGGCTCATCGGCGACAGCAACGACTACGTCGGCAAGGGGCTCTCGGGCGGACGCATCGTGCTGCGCCCGGACGAGAACGCCGGCTTCGCCGCCGAAGAGAACGTGATCGCGGGCAACGTGATCGGCTACGGCGCGACGCAGGGCAGCATGTTCCTACGCGGCATCGTGGGGGAGCGGTTCATGGTCCGCAACTCCGGTGCCACGGCCGTCGCCGAGGGTGTCGGAGACCACGCCCTCGAGTACATGACCGGCGGGCTCGTCGTCATCCTCGGCGGCACCGGCCGCAACCTCGGCGCCGGTATGTCGGGCGGCACCGCCTACGTGCACCGCCTCGACTCCAGCGCCGTGAACCGCGAATCCCTCGCCTCCGGCGAACTGGAGCTGCGCGAACTCGATTCGGCCGACCTCGAGATCGTCCGCGACCTGCTCGAGCAGCACCGCGTCGAGACCGGATCGCCCCTCGCAGAGCGCATGCTCGAGGGCTTCGACACCGTCGCCTCCGAGTTCGTGAAGGTCCTGCCGCGCGACTACGCCGCGGTGCTCGAAACCCGGCGCGACGCCGTCGCCGAGGGCCTCGACCCCGACGGCGACGTCGTCTGGAACCGCATCCTGGAGGTGACCGGTGGCTGA
- a CDS encoding glutamate synthase subunit beta yields the protein MADPKGFLKVRKRELPARRPVPVRIQDWKEVYEQQQSGETRRQAGRCMDCGIPFCHQGCPLGNLIPEWNDLMWRGEGRQAIERLHATNNFPEFTGRLCPAPCESSCVLGINQPAVTIKQVEVSIIDQAFSNGWVEPHPPQRLTGKTVAVVGSGPAGLAAAQQLTRAGHTVAVYERDDRIGGLLRYGIPEFKMEKKHIDARISQMMAEGTRFRAGVNIGVDISWDDLRARYDAVVIATGAMVPRDLPIPGRDLNGVHFAMEYLVQANRAVAGDQVPDQIDAEDKHVVVLGGGDTGADCLGTAHRQKAASVTTLAIGKQPPHERPEAQPWPTFPTLFEVASAHEEGGAREYLASTVEFLSDGEGNVRALRVAETEYLDGRRVPKAGTEREIPADLVLLSLGFTGPESHELTEQLRVPFDQRGNVERGGDYQTSLPGVFVAGDAGRGQSLIVWAIAEGRAAAASVDAYLEGETELPFPVRPTDRAIAV from the coding sequence GTGGCTGATCCCAAAGGCTTCCTGAAGGTCCGCAAGCGCGAACTCCCCGCGCGTCGACCCGTTCCCGTCCGCATCCAGGACTGGAAAGAGGTGTACGAGCAGCAGCAGAGCGGCGAGACCCGCCGCCAGGCCGGACGCTGCATGGACTGCGGCATCCCGTTCTGCCACCAGGGCTGCCCCTTGGGCAACCTGATTCCCGAGTGGAACGACCTCATGTGGCGAGGCGAGGGGCGTCAGGCCATCGAGCGTCTGCACGCGACCAACAACTTCCCCGAGTTCACCGGTCGCCTCTGCCCGGCCCCGTGCGAGTCGAGCTGCGTGCTCGGCATCAACCAGCCGGCCGTCACCATCAAGCAGGTCGAGGTGTCGATCATCGACCAGGCGTTCTCGAACGGCTGGGTCGAGCCGCACCCGCCGCAGCGCCTCACCGGCAAGACCGTCGCCGTCGTCGGATCCGGCCCGGCCGGGCTCGCCGCGGCGCAGCAGCTCACCCGCGCCGGTCACACGGTCGCCGTCTACGAGCGCGACGACCGCATCGGCGGCCTCCTGCGCTACGGGATCCCCGAGTTCAAGATGGAGAAGAAGCACATCGACGCCCGCATCAGCCAGATGATGGCCGAGGGCACGCGCTTCCGCGCCGGGGTGAACATCGGCGTCGACATCAGCTGGGACGACCTCCGCGCCCGCTACGACGCCGTCGTGATCGCGACCGGTGCGATGGTGCCGCGCGACCTGCCGATCCCGGGACGCGACCTGAACGGCGTGCACTTCGCCATGGAGTACCTCGTGCAGGCCAACCGGGCCGTCGCCGGCGACCAGGTGCCCGACCAGATCGACGCCGAGGACAAGCACGTCGTCGTCCTCGGCGGCGGCGACACCGGAGCCGACTGCCTCGGCACCGCGCACCGCCAGAAGGCGGCGTCGGTCACCACCCTCGCCATCGGCAAGCAGCCGCCGCACGAGCGTCCCGAGGCGCAGCCGTGGCCGACCTTCCCGACCCTGTTCGAGGTCGCCAGCGCCCACGAGGAGGGCGGCGCGCGCGAATACCTGGCCTCCACCGTCGAGTTCCTCTCCGACGGCGAGGGCAATGTGCGCGCCCTGCGCGTCGCCGAGACCGAGTACCTCGACGGTCGTCGCGTGCCCAAGGCGGGCACCGAGCGGGAGATCCCCGCCGATCTCGTGCTGCTCTCGCTCGGCTTCACCGGCCCCGAAAGCCACGAGCTGACCGAGCAGTTGCGAGTTCCGTTCGACCAGCGCGGTAACGTTGAGCGCGGTGGCGACTACCAGACCAGTCTCCCCGGCGTGTTCGTGGCCGGAGATGCGGGCCGTGGCCAGTCGCTCATCGTGTGGGCGATCGCCGAAGGCCGTGCGGCCGCGGCGTCGGTCGACGCTTATCTCGAAGGCGAGACGGAACTGCCGTTCCCCGTTCGGCCCACCGACCGGGCCATCGCGGTCTGA
- the trpA gene encoding tryptophan synthase subunit alpha: MSTPNTSAVAEAIAARTAEGAGALVGYLPVGFPDLATSIDAAVALVENGVDVLELGLPYSDPVMDGPVIQAATQTALENGFRLRHGFEAVREVRARVDAPVLLMTYWNPVLQYGVERFADDLAAAGGAGLITPDLIPDEGERWIAASERAGLDRVFLAAPSSSDERLWHTAEVSRGFVYAVSTMGITGARADVDRAARVLVERLRAQGADSVCVGLGISTAEQVAEILGYADGAIVGSALVSALAQGGVSAAGEVAARLAEGTRHRG; encoded by the coding sequence GTGAGCACACCGAACACGAGCGCCGTCGCCGAGGCCATCGCAGCCCGCACAGCTGAAGGAGCCGGGGCGCTGGTCGGTTACCTGCCGGTTGGCTTCCCCGACCTCGCCACGAGCATCGACGCGGCCGTCGCCCTCGTCGAGAACGGCGTCGACGTGCTCGAACTGGGGTTGCCGTACTCCGACCCGGTGATGGACGGACCCGTCATCCAGGCGGCGACGCAGACCGCGCTCGAGAACGGCTTCCGGCTGCGGCACGGCTTCGAGGCCGTGCGCGAGGTGCGCGCCCGGGTCGACGCTCCGGTGCTGCTCATGACGTACTGGAACCCGGTGCTGCAATACGGCGTCGAGCGCTTCGCCGACGACCTCGCCGCCGCCGGGGGAGCGGGGCTCATCACCCCCGACCTCATCCCCGACGAGGGGGAGCGGTGGATCGCCGCCTCCGAGCGGGCAGGACTCGACCGCGTGTTCCTCGCGGCGCCGTCCTCGTCCGACGAGCGTCTGTGGCACACCGCCGAGGTGAGCCGCGGCTTCGTCTACGCGGTCTCGACGATGGGGATCACCGGGGCGCGCGCCGACGTCGATCGCGCCGCCCGCGTCCTCGTCGAGAGGCTCCGCGCGCAAGGGGCGGACAGCGTCTGCGTCGGCCTCGGCATCTCCACCGCCGAGCAGGTCGCCGAGATCCTCGGCTACGCCGATGGCGCGATCGTCGGCTCTGCGCTCGTCAGCGCTCTCGCCCAGGGCGGAGTTTCCGCGGCCGGCGAGGTGGCCGCGCGACTCGCCGAGGGCACGCGACACCGCGGTTGA
- the pyk gene encoding pyruvate kinase — protein MRRAKIVATLGPATSSYDQIRAIIDAGVDVARLNLSHGSYDVHEGVYANVRQAAEDSGRAVGILVDLQGPKIRLGKFADGPHDLAQGDIFKITTEDILGTKEIVGTTFKGLPQDVAPGDFLLIDDGKVRVKVLETDGTVVTTEVIVAGPVSNNKGINLPGVAVNVPALSEKDEADLRWGLGIGADMIALSFVRNAEDIERVHEIMDEEGRRVPVIAKIEKPQAVDALEGIVEAFDAIMVARGDLGVELPLEAVPIVQKRAVELSRRMAKPVIVATQMLESMIHSPVPTRAETSDVANAVLDGADAVMLSGETSVGEYPVVTVQTMARIVASTEEHGLERIPPLGTKPRTQGGAMTLAAAEVADFVEAKYLCVFTESGDSARRMSRLRSSIPMKAFTPEEATRRKMSVIWGIESFVVDRVTHTDQMVQQVDDILLGKGLAEIGDKVVIISGSPPGIPGSTNDVRVHRIGDAVNGVAPAWA, from the coding sequence ATGAGACGTGCCAAGATCGTCGCGACCCTCGGGCCGGCCACGTCAAGTTACGACCAGATCCGCGCCATCATCGATGCGGGCGTCGACGTCGCGCGGCTCAACCTGAGCCACGGCAGCTACGACGTCCACGAGGGCGTCTACGCGAACGTGCGTCAAGCGGCCGAGGACAGCGGACGCGCCGTCGGCATCCTCGTCGACCTGCAGGGTCCGAAGATCCGCCTCGGCAAGTTCGCCGACGGCCCCCACGACCTCGCGCAGGGCGACATCTTCAAGATCACCACCGAGGACATCCTCGGCACCAAGGAGATCGTGGGCACCACCTTCAAGGGGCTGCCCCAGGACGTCGCCCCCGGCGACTTCCTGCTGATCGACGACGGCAAGGTGCGCGTCAAGGTCCTCGAGACCGACGGCACCGTCGTCACCACCGAAGTGATCGTCGCCGGGCCGGTGTCGAACAACAAGGGCATCAACCTGCCGGGCGTCGCCGTCAACGTGCCCGCTCTGTCCGAGAAGGACGAGGCCGACCTCCGCTGGGGACTCGGCATCGGCGCCGACATGATCGCGCTGTCGTTCGTGCGCAACGCCGAGGACATCGAACGAGTCCACGAGATCATGGACGAAGAGGGACGCCGCGTCCCCGTCATCGCGAAGATCGAGAAGCCGCAGGCCGTCGACGCGCTCGAGGGCATCGTCGAGGCGTTCGACGCGATCATGGTCGCCCGCGGCGACCTCGGCGTCGAGCTGCCGCTCGAGGCAGTGCCGATCGTGCAGAAGCGCGCCGTCGAACTGTCGCGCCGCATGGCGAAGCCCGTCATCGTGGCGACCCAGATGCTCGAGTCCATGATCCACAGCCCCGTCCCGACCCGCGCAGAGACCTCCGACGTCGCCAACGCGGTGCTCGACGGCGCCGACGCGGTCATGCTCTCCGGCGAGACGAGCGTGGGGGAGTACCCCGTCGTGACCGTGCAGACGATGGCGCGCATCGTCGCGTCCACCGAGGAGCACGGGCTCGAGCGCATCCCGCCGCTCGGCACGAAGCCGCGCACTCAGGGCGGTGCGATGACCCTCGCCGCCGCCGAGGTCGCCGACTTCGTCGAGGCGAAGTACCTGTGCGTGTTCACCGAGTCGGGCGATTCGGCCCGCCGCATGTCGCGTCTGCGTTCGTCCATCCCGATGAAGGCGTTCACGCCCGAAGAGGCCACCCGTCGCAAGATGTCGGTCATCTGGGGCATCGAGAGCTTCGTCGTCGACCGGGTGACGCACACCGATCAGATGGTGCAGCAGGTCGACGACATCCTCCTCGGCAAGGGTCTCGCGGAGATCGGCGACAAGGTCGTCATCATCTCCGGATCCCCTCCCGGAATCCCCGGCTCCACGAACGACGTCCGCGTGCACCGCATCGGCGACGCCGTCAACGGAGTCGCCCCCGCCTGGGCCTAG